One stretch of Thermanaerosceptrum fracticalcis DNA includes these proteins:
- a CDS encoding DUF362 domain-containing protein, with amino-acid sequence MPSKVYFTDMRAKHGLNLLDKLGKLYDAAGFQEFIKPKELVALKVHFGERGNTSYIRPQFLRKIVDKVKTAGGKPFLTDANTLYVGSRANAVDHLITAIENGFPYSVVNAPLVIADGLNGKDYRTVEVNLKHFKEVKIGSAIFHADSFIAVSHFKGHEATGFGGTLKNVGMGSGSRSGKQQMHSDLLPRIKDGKCLACGRCIKWCPGEAISVAEQAIIEYEKCMGCGECTVTCPHGAIGINWKTQQDVIQEKIVEYAYGVLKDKKDKAGFITFVMGVTPDCDCVSYSDAPIIGDVGILASRDPVALDQACIDLVNQQAGLKNSRLGEENQAEDKFGTLYPDVDWGVQLAYGEEIGLGTRDYELVKI; translated from the coding sequence ATGCCAAGCAAAGTATATTTCACCGATATGCGGGCCAAGCATGGTTTGAATCTTTTGGACAAACTGGGCAAGCTCTATGATGCTGCCGGGTTCCAGGAGTTTATCAAACCCAAAGAGTTGGTGGCTTTAAAAGTTCATTTCGGAGAACGGGGAAATACTTCTTATATCAGGCCCCAGTTTCTTCGCAAGATTGTCGACAAGGTAAAAACGGCAGGGGGTAAACCCTTTTTGACCGATGCCAATACTCTCTACGTGGGGAGCCGGGCCAATGCTGTAGACCATCTCATCACGGCCATCGAAAACGGCTTTCCCTATTCGGTAGTGAATGCTCCCTTAGTCATTGCCGATGGTTTAAACGGCAAGGATTACAGGACAGTGGAAGTAAACCTGAAACACTTTAAAGAAGTGAAGATTGGCAGTGCCATCTTCCATGCCGACAGCTTTATCGCTGTCAGCCATTTTAAAGGCCACGAGGCTACAGGTTTCGGCGGTACTTTGAAGAATGTGGGCATGGGTTCGGGCAGCCGGAGCGGCAAACAACAGATGCACTCCGATTTATTACCGAGAATTAAGGATGGCAAATGCCTGGCCTGCGGGCGGTGTATCAAATGGTGTCCTGGCGAGGCAATTTCCGTAGCGGAACAGGCCATTATTGAATACGAGAAATGTATGGGCTGCGGGGAATGTACTGTAACCTGTCCCCACGGCGCTATCGGCATTAACTGGAAGACCCAGCAGGATGTGATCCAGGAGAAGATTGTGGAATATGCCTATGGCGTTCTTAAAGATAAGAAGGATAAGGCAGGGTTTATTACCTTTGTCATGGGTGTGACCCCGGATTGTGACTGTGTAAGTTATAGCGATGCTCCCATTATTGGGGATGTGGGCATCTTGGCTTCCCGTGATCCCGTGGCTTTGGACCAGGCCTGTATAGACCTGGTGAACCAGCAGGCGGGTCTTAAAAACAGCCGGCTGGGTGAAGAGAACCAGGCCGAGGATAAATTCGGAACTCTTTATCCCGATGTGGACTGGGGGGTACAGCTGGCCTACGGTGAAGAAATCGGACTGGGAACCCGGGATTATGAACTGGTGAAAATTTAA
- a CDS encoding inositol monophosphatase family protein — translation MVKRVDKHFYFRYGRDLIEKINRVVREEMKSPQCSLFFKHDCLNVSGDVPTGFDEIINRTVLNFVHERKEVFPVILVSEETGVDVIGDNPRHFMLVDPIDGSNNVRPWLTPSPVLSVSIAFGKLADLEITGNHRALEFTMQKEIFADKWYYSSDDCSYYQSEGEELKLRTSPLTKLYKKAVIGIDLDVQSSTPINQLNLLTSELVLRRAGSSILDLCQVASGQYDAYVSLGRRLKVTDVCQPFHLVQCAGGDFQMKVYLNGQTNTGLHDTFLYDIIKTREVSLLNKLKFNVIAAGTPELGRELARLTGF, via the coding sequence ATGGTGAAGAGGGTGGACAAGCACTTCTACTTCCGGTATGGTAGGGATCTCATAGAGAAAATTAACAGAGTAGTACGGGAAGAGATGAAATCTCCCCAATGTTCTTTATTTTTTAAACATGATTGTCTTAATGTATCGGGAGACGTCCCCACGGGTTTTGATGAGATCATAAACAGGACTGTTCTTAATTTTGTGCATGAAAGAAAAGAAGTTTTCCCCGTTATCCTGGTCAGTGAAGAGACGGGTGTGGACGTAATTGGTGATAATCCCAGGCATTTTATGCTGGTAGATCCTATTGACGGGTCTAATAATGTCCGGCCATGGTTGACACCCTCCCCGGTTTTATCTGTATCCATTGCCTTTGGTAAATTGGCTGACCTGGAGATTACCGGCAACCACCGGGCCCTGGAATTCACCATGCAAAAAGAAATCTTTGCTGACAAGTGGTATTATTCCTCCGATGACTGCTCTTATTATCAAAGTGAAGGGGAGGAACTGAAGCTCAGGACATCACCTCTCACCAAACTGTATAAAAAGGCTGTGATTGGGATTGATCTTGATGTACAAAGTTCAACGCCCATCAACCAGTTAAATCTCTTGACCAGTGAACTGGTCTTACGGCGGGCCGGTTCTTCTATCCTGGATCTTTGCCAGGTGGCCAGCGGCCAGTATGACGCCTATGTCAGCCTGGGTAGACGCTTGAAGGTGACAGATGTCTGCCAGCCTTTTCACCTGGTCCAGTGTGCCGGTGGAGATTTTCAGATGAAAGTTTATTTAAACGGACAAACGAATACCGGCTTGCATGATACTTTCCTGTATGATATAATCAAAACCCGTGAGGTTAGTTTGCTCAACAAACTCAAGTTTAATGTCATTGCCGCGGGCACACCGGAACTTGGCAGAGAACTTGCTCGACTCACAGGATTTTAG
- a CDS encoding sigma-54 interaction domain-containing protein: MDTLKLKIPYEDRLGLVLDVSKVLFNHGLNIVALQLVSNVMFLEIENHLPETWPLLKEELEGVYSVLSVERINDMPYQSREKQIEAIINSISPSANPSQGFGEIVGVSHAIKKAIALAEHVANTDTTIMLRGESGTGKELFARAIHMHSRRRDKVFVPINCGALPESLLESELFGYVEGAFTGAKKGGRVGLFQFASGGTIFLDEISDLPMPLQVKLLRVLQEGKVRPLGANEEIPVNCRVITATNRNIEEMVQKGTFREDLYYRLNVIPIQIPPLRQRKEDIVLLAENYLTKHKKRCGVEKYLTAPAVEKLVNYSWYGNVRELENVLERALHLSAGQEITTQHIIFDGEGEVAVAVESTPERIYLKRAAAQAEKEVILSALKTYGSVRKAAKALGVSHTTISNKIKKLGIETGK, encoded by the coding sequence ATGGATACACTCAAGTTAAAGATACCTTATGAAGACCGCCTGGGCCTGGTCCTGGATGTTTCCAAGGTTCTCTTTAACCATGGCTTGAATATAGTGGCTCTCCAGTTAGTATCCAATGTCATGTTTCTGGAAATTGAAAACCACCTGCCGGAAACCTGGCCTCTCTTAAAAGAAGAATTGGAAGGTGTGTATTCCGTTCTCTCTGTGGAACGGATTAATGATATGCCCTACCAGTCCAGGGAAAAACAGATTGAGGCCATCATCAACTCCATCAGTCCCTCAGCCAACCCTTCCCAGGGCTTTGGGGAGATTGTAGGTGTAAGCCACGCTATTAAAAAGGCCATCGCCCTGGCGGAGCACGTGGCCAATACGGATACTACCATCATGCTGCGGGGGGAAAGCGGCACGGGTAAAGAACTGTTTGCCCGGGCCATTCATATGCACAGCCGGCGCCGGGATAAAGTATTTGTACCCATCAACTGCGGCGCCTTGCCGGAAAGTCTCCTGGAAAGCGAACTGTTCGGCTATGTGGAAGGAGCCTTTACCGGGGCCAAAAAAGGTGGCCGGGTTGGCCTTTTCCAGTTCGCCAGCGGCGGAACCATCTTCCTGGATGAGATCAGCGACCTGCCTATGCCCCTGCAGGTAAAACTTTTGCGGGTACTCCAGGAGGGAAAAGTACGGCCTTTGGGGGCAAATGAAGAGATACCTGTGAATTGCCGGGTAATTACGGCTACCAATCGTAATATTGAAGAAATGGTGCAAAAAGGTACTTTCCGGGAAGACCTTTACTACCGCCTGAATGTCATTCCCATTCAAATACCGCCTTTACGCCAGCGCAAGGAAGACATCGTCCTCCTGGCAGAAAACTATTTGACCAAACACAAAAAACGCTGCGGAGTGGAAAAATACCTGACGGCCCCGGCAGTGGAAAAACTCGTCAACTACAGCTGGTACGGCAATGTCCGGGAATTGGAAAATGTTTTGGAGAGAGCCCTGCATCTTTCCGCAGGTCAGGAGATTACCACACAGCATATAATCTTTGATGGGGAAGGGGAGGTAGCGGTCGCTGTCGAGAGTACTCCCGAACGTATTTATTTAAAACGGGCAGCAGCTCAGGCGGAAAAAGAAGTCATCCTGTCGGCTCTGAAAACGTACGGCAGTGTGCGCAAGGCAGCCAAAGCTTTGGGAGTATCCCATACCACCATATCCAATAAAATTAAAAAGCTGGGTATTGAGACTGGCAAATAA
- the speE gene encoding polyamine aminopropyltransferase: MKSDLWITEKQTEDLAISFRVKKTLHEEQTDFQHLALVDTYEFGRMLFLDNCVMTSIKDEFVYHEMISLVALNTHPNPEHVLVIGGGDGGAIREIVKHPKVKTATLVEIDGRVIETSKEYLPEIAAAFDNPKVTVLVDDGIKHIQENKNKYDVILVDSTDPVGPAVGLFASDFYKNVYDALREDGIMVAQSESPFMHQDLIKGIHNDLKHIFPLVKLYLAAIPTYPTGLWSFTLASKKHDPQKVNPEDIADTNTRYYNKNIHFAAFVLPNFAAEIFK; encoded by the coding sequence ATGAAGAGTGATTTGTGGATTACCGAAAAACAAACAGAAGACTTAGCTATTTCCTTTAGAGTGAAGAAGACTCTTCATGAGGAGCAAACGGATTTTCAGCATTTGGCTCTGGTGGATACATATGAATTTGGCCGTATGCTCTTTTTGGACAACTGTGTCATGACCTCTATTAAAGACGAATTTGTTTATCACGAAATGATCAGCCTGGTGGCTCTAAATACCCACCCCAACCCGGAGCACGTCCTGGTTATTGGCGGCGGAGACGGGGGAGCCATCAGGGAGATAGTGAAACACCCCAAAGTCAAAACAGCTACCTTAGTAGAGATTGATGGCCGTGTCATCGAAACTTCCAAGGAGTATTTGCCGGAAATAGCCGCAGCTTTTGATAATCCGAAAGTCACCGTTTTGGTCGATGATGGGATTAAACATATTCAGGAGAATAAGAACAAGTATGATGTTATTCTGGTGGACTCCACAGACCCCGTAGGGCCGGCTGTAGGGCTCTTTGCTTCCGACTTTTACAAAAATGTCTACGATGCCCTGAGAGAAGACGGTATCATGGTGGCCCAAAGTGAATCCCCTTTTATGCACCAGGATCTTATTAAAGGAATACATAATGATCTGAAGCACATTTTCCCGCTGGTTAAATTATATCTGGCGGCCATTCCTACTTATCCCACAGGACTCTGGAGCTTTACCCTGGCTTCGAAAAAACATGATCCGCAAAAGGTTAATCCCGAGGACATCGCTGATACCAACACCCGTTACTATAACAAGAACATCCATTTCGCTGCCTTTGTACTGCCTAATTTTGCCGCAGAGATTTTCAAGTAG
- a CDS encoding pyruvoyl-dependent arginine decarboxylase, producing the protein MLPTPKMYKVVAGSSEGRSSLTAFDGALLKAGIGNINLIRVSSILPPGAVYKPDLEIPPGSLVPTAYGSIVCKEPGKVIAAAVGVGVSENNFGVIMEYSGYSTKQEAEETIRKMVEEAFALRGMKLVDVKIAAVEHTVEKIGCALAAVPLWY; encoded by the coding sequence ATGTTGCCAACACCTAAAATGTACAAGGTTGTGGCGGGCAGCAGTGAGGGGAGAAGTTCCCTGACAGCTTTTGATGGAGCGCTGCTGAAAGCCGGTATTGGTAATATCAATCTCATTCGCGTGAGCAGCATTTTACCACCCGGGGCAGTGTATAAGCCTGATCTGGAAATACCCCCGGGATCCCTGGTACCGACGGCTTACGGATCTATTGTTTGTAAGGAGCCGGGTAAAGTGATTGCCGCGGCAGTTGGTGTAGGTGTCTCCGAAAATAACTTCGGTGTCATCATGGAGTACTCGGGTTATAGTACCAAGCAGGAAGCGGAAGAGACCATTAGGAAAATGGTGGAGGAAGCCTTTGCACTGCGTGGTATGAAACTGGTTGATGTAAAGATAGCGGCTGTGGAGCACACCGTGGAAAAAATCGGCTGTGCTTTGGCGGCTGTACCATTATGGTATTAG
- the ald gene encoding alanine dehydrogenase produces the protein MIIGVPKEIKNNENRVGITPAGVKALVNAGHTVLVEQSAGLGSGIADTDYIQAGAQIVGSALAVFAQADMIIKVKEPLPAEYDLFKDGQILYTYLHLAPEPELTKVLMEKNVVSIAYETVQLPNGSLPLLTPMSEVAGRMSVQIGAHYLEKPQGGRGVLLGGVPGVEPAEVVIIGGGIVGTNAAKMAVGMGAQVTIIERNPDRLRYLDDLFMGRVKTMMSNAYNIEKEVAKADLLVGAVLIPGARAPRLVTEEMVKQMKPGSVIVDVAIDQGGSIETIDRVTTHSDPIYVKHGVVHYSVANMPGAVARTSTFALTNVTIPYAVEIANKGWKQAVLDNPVLAKGVNVVNGKITYQAVAEAHNLPYTPLEKAI, from the coding sequence ATGATTATTGGTGTACCTAAGGAAATTAAGAATAATGAGAATCGTGTAGGAATTACTCCTGCCGGGGTCAAAGCCCTGGTAAATGCAGGCCATACCGTACTGGTGGAACAATCAGCCGGTTTAGGCAGCGGGATTGCCGACACGGATTACATCCAGGCAGGAGCACAAATCGTGGGGTCTGCCCTGGCAGTATTTGCCCAGGCAGATATGATCATCAAGGTAAAAGAACCTCTACCCGCGGAATATGACTTATTTAAGGATGGACAAATTCTCTATACTTATTTGCATCTGGCCCCGGAACCGGAATTAACCAAAGTCCTTATGGAGAAAAACGTAGTCTCCATTGCCTATGAGACTGTCCAGTTACCCAATGGTTCTCTGCCCCTTTTAACCCCTATGAGTGAGGTAGCCGGGAGAATGTCCGTCCAAATCGGTGCTCACTACTTGGAAAAGCCCCAGGGCGGACGGGGTGTGCTCTTAGGTGGCGTTCCCGGGGTGGAACCGGCGGAAGTCGTCATTATCGGCGGCGGTATTGTGGGAACCAACGCTGCCAAGATGGCCGTGGGGATGGGTGCCCAGGTGACGATTATTGAAAGAAATCCTGACCGTTTGAGATACCTGGATGACCTCTTTATGGGCCGCGTCAAGACCATGATGTCCAATGCCTATAATATTGAAAAAGAAGTGGCCAAGGCCGACCTCCTGGTTGGCGCCGTCCTCATTCCCGGCGCCCGGGCTCCTCGCCTGGTAACGGAAGAAATGGTCAAGCAGATGAAACCGGGTTCTGTCATTGTAGACGTAGCCATTGACCAGGGAGGTTCCATCGAAACTATCGACCGTGTTACCACCCACAGCGATCCCATTTATGTGAAACACGGCGTTGTTCACTATTCTGTAGCCAACATGCCCGGAGCTGTAGCCCGTACTTCCACCTTCGCCCTCACCAATGTTACCATTCCTTATGCTGTGGAGATTGCCAACAAGGGCTGGAAACAGGCTGTCCTGGACAATCCTGTCCTGGCCAAAGGTGTTAACGTGGTAAACGGCAAGATTACTTACCAGGCTGTAGCTGAGGCCCACAACCTGCCTTACACTCCGCTGGAAAAAGCTATCTAA
- a CDS encoding IS91 family transposase has product MGQDNILREIFFDENKHWEKFVNKYEDRIRPVVIKEINKFNRCGQKEAGFTLFACPVCGEMKIVPHTCKGRFCTSCATGYTQEWSRETSKRMYPVPHRHIMFTVDERLWEIFTRHRELLKDLMDLAVKILLEWLKKRGKVKSGAMVGIHTFGARMNFNPHVHILVTEGGFDGAGKWVVKDFIPYVMLRKRWQAAVMEMLKKKLPEQEVKRYKKLFQKIWDDNPEGFVIYGPPNKKGQGSVEAQVGYIGRYMRRPAMALSRIVDYDGENVTFKYFDKTEQKEKQETITVEEFISRIIRHIPDEQFKTIRYYGIYSRRSKRLADKLMEAYLGRQKRRKNGQRGKQRIGWRNKIEEFTGKDPLECMRCKEIMEYKGKVCLKSGILKVVDAVDDFAKKRLKELAGIDEPSKQKKKETRKEKAA; this is encoded by the coding sequence ATGGGCCAGGATAATATCTTAAGAGAGATATTTTTTGATGAGAACAAGCATTGGGAAAAGTTTGTTAATAAATACGAAGACAGAATACGTCCTGTTGTGATAAAGGAAATCAATAAATTTAATCGATGTGGACAAAAAGAAGCAGGATTTACTCTGTTCGCATGTCCGGTATGTGGAGAAATGAAAATAGTTCCTCACACGTGTAAGGGACGTTTTTGTACATCGTGCGCAACCGGATACACCCAAGAATGGAGTCGAGAAACCAGTAAAAGAATGTATCCGGTTCCTCATCGCCACATCATGTTTACAGTGGACGAACGTTTGTGGGAAATATTTACCCGTCATAGAGAACTCTTGAAAGATCTAATGGACCTGGCAGTAAAAATACTATTAGAATGGCTGAAGAAAAGAGGAAAAGTCAAATCCGGCGCCATGGTAGGAATACATACCTTTGGAGCAAGAATGAACTTCAATCCCCATGTACATATCCTAGTAACTGAAGGTGGTTTTGACGGAGCGGGGAAATGGGTTGTTAAAGACTTTATCCCATATGTAATGCTGAGGAAAAGGTGGCAGGCGGCAGTAATGGAGATGTTGAAGAAAAAACTGCCGGAACAAGAAGTTAAACGATATAAGAAGTTGTTTCAAAAGATATGGGATGATAACCCTGAAGGATTTGTAATCTATGGTCCGCCCAATAAAAAAGGACAAGGGTCAGTAGAAGCCCAAGTAGGATATATAGGGCGGTACATGAGAAGACCTGCCATGGCGTTAAGCAGAATTGTAGACTATGACGGGGAAAATGTAACCTTTAAATACTTTGATAAAACAGAGCAAAAAGAAAAACAAGAAACCATCACCGTAGAAGAATTCATATCACGGATAATAAGGCATATACCGGATGAGCAATTTAAAACAATCCGGTATTATGGAATTTACTCCAGAAGGAGTAAAAGATTGGCTGACAAATTAATGGAAGCATACCTGGGAAGGCAGAAAAGAAGGAAAAACGGCCAAAGAGGAAAGCAACGGATAGGCTGGAGAAATAAAATAGAAGAATTCACAGGAAAAGACCCGTTAGAATGTATGAGATGTAAAGAGATAATGGAATACAAGGGGAAAGTGTGTCTAAAATCAGGGATATTGAAAGTTGTTGATGCCGTAGATGACTTTGCTAAAAAAAGACTAAAGGAGTTGGCAGGAATAGATGAGCCCAGTAAGCAGAAAAAGAAAGAAACACGCAAAGAAAAAGCCGCCTAA
- a CDS encoding NUDIX hydrolase, giving the protein MLTRVCAGGVVFFEDQVFILKNDKGEWVLPKGVIRFNQLPQEVAIDRVREEGGVTAQIVSPAGETSYEFYSYSRKQPVCNRIDWFIMEAGSDSYSVNREEGFSDGGFFPIEEALEKITYSQDRSLVRLAYRKYNYYRSEELVATVG; this is encoded by the coding sequence ATGTTGACGAGAGTTTGTGCTGGCGGTGTAGTGTTTTTTGAGGATCAGGTATTCATCCTGAAAAATGACAAGGGTGAATGGGTACTGCCGAAAGGAGTTATCCGCTTTAACCAGCTACCTCAGGAAGTAGCTATTGACCGTGTCAGGGAAGAAGGAGGAGTTACCGCACAGATTGTTTCCCCGGCAGGAGAAACAAGCTACGAATTCTATTCTTACTCTCGGAAGCAACCAGTATGCAACAGAATTGACTGGTTTATTATGGAAGCAGGGAGCGATTCCTACTCCGTGAACCGGGAGGAAGGCTTTTCTGATGGTGGGTTCTTCCCTATCGAAGAGGCTTTAGAGAAAATTACTTACAGTCAAGACAGGTCACTTGTTCGTTTGGCTTACCGGAAATATAACTATTACCGGAGCGAAGAATTAGTGGCCACGGTGGGCTAA
- the speB gene encoding agmatinase — protein sequence MYRPTGFMGTRETYEEAQAVLVGLPMDFTVSLRPGTRMGPQQIRNVSFGIEDYSVYLDRSLNDISFYDAGDVALPFGNVAGSLQRMEEVAAKIFADKKFPLFLGGEHLVTYPLVKACHKFYPDLVVIHFDAHADLREDYEGEEQSHATVINKVAKLLGPKRVYQFGIRSGIKEEFEFAKEHTHMYVDEIFPALGKVVGELQGNPIFITLDIDVVDPAFAPGTGTPEPGGCTARELLAAIHTMKTLNVVGMDIVEVSPMNDESERTAFLAAKLVREALLAYVK from the coding sequence ATGTACCGTCCCACGGGCTTCATGGGGACAAGGGAGACTTATGAAGAAGCTCAAGCTGTCCTGGTAGGACTGCCCATGGACTTCACCGTAAGCCTGCGCCCTGGCACCAGGATGGGTCCCCAGCAAATCCGGAACGTTTCCTTTGGCATTGAAGACTACAGCGTTTATTTGGATAGAAGCCTTAATGACATCAGCTTTTATGATGCAGGTGACGTGGCTCTGCCTTTCGGCAACGTTGCGGGCAGCCTGCAGCGCATGGAGGAAGTGGCTGCAAAAATTTTTGCCGATAAAAAATTTCCCCTCTTTTTGGGCGGGGAACACCTGGTGACTTATCCTCTTGTTAAAGCCTGTCATAAGTTTTACCCCGATTTGGTGGTCATTCATTTTGATGCTCATGCAGATTTAAGAGAAGACTACGAGGGTGAGGAACAGTCCCATGCCACTGTGATTAATAAAGTGGCCAAACTTTTAGGACCCAAAAGGGTTTACCAGTTTGGTATACGTTCCGGCATCAAAGAAGAGTTTGAATTTGCTAAAGAACATACTCACATGTATGTGGATGAAATTTTCCCCGCCCTGGGGAAAGTAGTAGGTGAATTACAGGGCAACCCCATTTTTATCACTCTGGATATTGATGTGGTAGATCCTGCCTTTGCCCCGGGTACAGGAACCCCAGAGCCTGGCGGCTGTACGGCACGGGAACTCCTGGCCGCTATTCACACTATGAAAACATTGAATGTGGTAGGTATGGACATCGTAGAGGTTTCTCCCATGAATGACGAGTCTGAAAGAACCGCTTTCCTGGCTGCCAAACTGGTACGGGAAGCACTTCTAGCTTATGTAAAATAA